Genomic DNA from Aphanothece sacrum FPU1:
CTTTCTCTATAATATCTTGGGCTTTTTTTGAGGTAATATTCGGAGTAAGGCTATAGTCCGCATCTGTTGGTTGTTCCTGTGCGTCAATTAAATAACGGTGATATTCTACAGGCAGGCGTTTTGTTTTGATAAAGGTTTTGCCAAAGGCAGCAATAACGGCTGAATGGCTGAAAAAAGTTAAGTTTTCTCCTAATAGAAATGCTTGTGCAATATAAAACATTGAATAATAAGCTCTTGCGGTTGCAAAGGCGAGTAAGTTGTTATTGGCTAATAATTGTGCAGCCTGTAAACTTTCTCTAGCTTTTTCTAATAACTGTTGTTGTTCAATTTTCATAAAATAATTCCCTCTCGCTCAATATTTAGGAGCAATGGACTTTTTTCTTGGTTAAATTGAGCTTCACTAACATAAACACAACTAATTAGCACTTCATATTCTAAACACAAATCAGAGATAAGATTAATGATTTCCTGATGTTGCTCATCGTTAATCAGCTTATCTTTTAAAATCACTAAAATATCAATATCTGATTCAGGTTTGGCTTGTCGTTTCGCTTGGGAGCCAAAGAGAATTAATTTAACTAATTGCTCTTGATAAATATTTTTGATTTGTTGTTTAAATTTTTCTAGAATTTCGGGAAGGTGAGGATGTTGTTTAGAAAAACTAAGATTTTGAATTAAGGAAGTATCCATGATAAATTTGTTTTTTGTTAATTAAAATTCTAAATCGAGTATTTTATCTATTGCGTTGGGTTTCGTTCCTCAACCCACCCTACAGCGATCGCTGTAGGGTGGATTAGCCTACGCGTAATCCACCATTAAATCAATTAATGAATAACCATAAATTAGGTGCGTTACATTTCATTAACGCACCCTACAAGGTCGGCGATCGCTAATGTTTTGCTATTTTTTCCATGAAAATTCGTTCTTGTTCCTCCAAGGGTATATCTTTGGAATATATTACAGGATTTGGATCTCGCTTTAATAATTCTGCTAATGCTTCACTAAATTTCTCATCATCACTGCGATTTTTAGATAAATATTGTTTTAATTCTGTTACGGTCATTTGAGTTAGATCAACCATTAGAAAAACCTCCAGTTTCCATCAGAATAAATTACTAATGCAATTTCATCATTGACACCCCCTTGAATATAAATCGTTTTTAATTTAGAGTCATAACGAAAAATATTGATGGGTTGATAACTATTAGATAACCACTGACAAAGAATAACATCTTGAATAGATTGTGCTGAGGTTGGCAATTTATCATAACTCCCTATTTTAACAAAAATTATAACCTAATCAACTGATCGCTGTAGGGTGGATTAGCAAAGCGTAATCCACCATTAAATTAATTAATGAATAACCATAAATTAGGTGCGTTACATTTCATTAACGCACCCTACAAGATCCGCATCATTCGGCAACGCCAGATATTTATTCGCCACCAAGAAAGAACTGACCAACTTTCACTGCACCGTTGACTATGTTTTGAACCCTTCGCGCCCTTCTATCCTCTTCAAGCTTGTTGTCCAATGCACGTTGCTGTGACAACAAATTTGCATTTTGTTGATGAAGCGAACGATTTTGATCCTCCAGATCCCTCGTTCGAGAACTCAAACCTACTAGCAGTACCAACATAAATACCAAAATAACTATTACAATGCTAAAACCATAAAGAAAACCATTTTCAGAAATATGCAAAGAGGCATCAAGCCAATGAATAAAAGTTATTGCAGCACCAAAAAGCCAACGCAATGATTTAGCTAACCAGTGATAAATTTCGACAGAAATAGTAGCAAGAGCTACAAGAAGCAAATATATAAGAGAAGCAATAATTTGAATGAAAATGATTGCCCAGTTGAGTAATGTATTCATCGCATTACCCAACGATTCCAGAAAAGTATTGGTGAGACTTGTCAATGTTTGCATATGCTTCCACCAGATTGTTGTGTTCCTTAGCTATATATATAAATGAGTATTCAGAATTTTTACCCTTCTAGCACAAAATATTGACTTTTCGCCACTAAAAACTTGATCCCTTAATTAAGTGTTACAACGATCAAAAAATAATTTGACCCCTACCCCAAAATCAATCCCGACTAAATTTATCGGGTATATTTGACGCGCATTTTTGACCGTGTTACTATCCAAGAAGATTGACAAAGAACCATCGAGTACCCAACTATGACCCAGGCAACCCAAACTCAAACAGGTTTTACCCCGACGTTTACTCACCTCGTATCTAAAGAAGGTGGCGTTAAATATCCCCTCAAAGCCCTTCATGTCTGTGAAGAAACCTTTTCACCCCTAGAAGTCGCTTATGACTACGATGCCATTCGTCGTCAAGTAACCCGTGAAACTATTTCTACGGGCCCCAACTCAATCTGGCGTTATAAAGCATTTTTGCCCGTAGAAAGCGAAAATCCTATTGATGTTGGCACAGGGATGACCCCTCTCGTTAAATCTAACCGTCTCGCCCGTCGCCTGGGTCTAAAGAATCTCTACATCAAAAATGATGCGGTTAATATGCCTACCCTTAGTTTTAAGGATAGAGTCGTCTCCGTTGCTTTGACTCGCGCTAAAGAATTAGGATTTACCACCGTTTCTTGTGCTAGTACCGGAAATTTAGCCAATTCTACCGCTGCTATTGCCGCTTACGCAGGTTTAGACTGTTGTGTGTTCATTCCTGCTGATTTAGAAGCCGGAAAGGTATTAGGAACCCTCATCTATAATCCTACTGTAATGGCGGTTAAAGGCAACTACGACCAAGTAAACCGTCTCTGTTGTGAAGTAGGAAATACTTACGGATGGGGCTTTGTTAACATTAATCTACGTCCCTATTATTCTGAAGGTTCCAAGACATTAGGGTTTGAGGTAGCAGAACAGTTAGGCTGGAAATTACCTGACCATATTGTGGCCCCCTTAGCCTCTGGTTCTCTCTACACCAAGATTTATAAAGGCTTCCAAGAATTTGTTAAAGTCGGATTAGTGGAAGATAAAGCTGTTCGTTTTAGTGGCGCACAAGCAGAAGGATGTTCTCCTATTGCCACAGCTTTCAGAGAAGGACGGGATTTTGTCACACCTGTTAAACCTGATACTATTGCTAAGTCTATCGCTATTGGTAATCCGGCTGATGGTTATTATGCCTTAGATATTGCTCGTAAAACTAACGGCAATATTGAAAGTGTCAATGATGCAGAAATTATCGAAGGCATCAAATTATTAGCGGAAACTGAAGGCATTTTCACCGAAACTGCAGGCGGAACAACTGTTGCAGTGTTGAAGAAATTAGTAGAAGCGGGAAAAATTGATCCTGAAGAAACTACGGTAGTTTATATCACCGGCAATGGATTAAAAACTCAAGAAGCGGTACAAGGTTATATTGGAGAACCTTTATTTATTGAACCCAAACTTGACAGTTTTGAACGTGCTTTAGAACGGTCACGCACCCTAGAACGTCTCGAATGGCAACAAGTTCTAGTCTAGTTTAAGGTAGGGCTATTTCATCAGATGCTGACACCTTAAAAGGTGCAGCTACTA
This window encodes:
- a CDS encoding HEPN domain-containing protein is translated as MKIEQQQLLEKARESLQAAQLLANNNLLAFATARAYYSMFYIAQAFLLGENLTFFSHSAVIAAFGKTFIKTKRLPVEYHRYLIDAQEQPTDADYSLTPNITSKKAQDIIEKAQRMLDFAQENIEAV
- a CDS encoding nucleotidyltransferase domain-containing protein produces the protein MDTSLIQNLSFSKQHPHLPEILEKFKQQIKNIYQEQLVKLILFGSQAKRQAKPESDIDILVILKDKLINDEQHQEIINLISDLCLEYEVLISCVYVSEAQFNQEKSPLLLNIEREGIIL
- a CDS encoding DUF6887 family protein codes for the protein MVDLTQMTVTELKQYLSKNRSDDEKFSEALAELLKRDPNPVIYSKDIPLEEQERIFMEKIAKH
- a CDS encoding DUF6888 family protein; its protein translation is MPTSAQSIQDVILCQWLSNSYQPINIFRYDSKLKTIYIQGGVNDEIALVIYSDGNWRFF
- the thrC gene encoding threonine synthase, yielding MTQATQTQTGFTPTFTHLVSKEGGVKYPLKALHVCEETFSPLEVAYDYDAIRRQVTRETISTGPNSIWRYKAFLPVESENPIDVGTGMTPLVKSNRLARRLGLKNLYIKNDAVNMPTLSFKDRVVSVALTRAKELGFTTVSCASTGNLANSTAAIAAYAGLDCCVFIPADLEAGKVLGTLIYNPTVMAVKGNYDQVNRLCCEVGNTYGWGFVNINLRPYYSEGSKTLGFEVAEQLGWKLPDHIVAPLASGSLYTKIYKGFQEFVKVGLVEDKAVRFSGAQAEGCSPIATAFREGRDFVTPVKPDTIAKSIAIGNPADGYYALDIARKTNGNIESVNDAEIIEGIKLLAETEGIFTETAGGTTVAVLKKLVEAGKIDPEETTVVYITGNGLKTQEAVQGYIGEPLFIEPKLDSFERALERSRTLERLEWQQVLV